In Deinococcus cellulosilyticus NBRC 106333 = KACC 11606, a single window of DNA contains:
- a CDS encoding TetR/AcrR family transcriptional regulator, translated as MSANPSRRNLLADAGLRVLAREGARGLTHRAVDREAAVPTGTTANYFNSREALLGALASRIFERLAPPHEVFEQVGTLPPTLETAIHYIQDIVLRTTRSKDLTLALFELRLEAARRPELARILQETLARNFQLDLMFHRQARLPGDAAEIAMLHFAIDGLLLDLLTVPIQQKEQTLALVPILVTRILAPHLEMDPSVQT; from the coding sequence GTGTCTGCCAATCCCTCACGCAGAAATCTGCTTGCCGACGCCGGACTGCGGGTGCTGGCCCGCGAAGGAGCCCGTGGCCTCACCCACCGCGCCGTGGACCGCGAAGCAGCAGTACCCACCGGCACCACCGCCAACTATTTCAACAGCCGTGAAGCCCTGCTCGGGGCACTGGCCTCCCGGATTTTCGAGCGGCTTGCCCCCCCTCACGAAGTCTTCGAGCAGGTCGGGACATTGCCGCCCACCCTGGAAACGGCCATCCACTACATCCAGGACATCGTGCTGCGCACCACCAGAAGCAAAGACCTCACGCTGGCCCTCTTTGAATTGCGCCTGGAAGCGGCAAGGCGACCAGAACTGGCTCGCATTCTGCAAGAGACCCTGGCCCGCAATTTTCAGCTGGACCTGATGTTCCACAGGCAGGCCCGCCTTCCAGGCGACGCCGCAGAAATTGCCATGCTGCACTTTGCCATTGATGGACTGCTGTTGGACCTCCTGACTGTACCCATCCAGCAAAAAGAGCAGACCCTGGCACTGGTGCCCATTCTGGTCACCCGGATTCTTGCGCCCCATCTGGAGATGGACCCTTCAGTTCAGACCTGA
- a CDS encoding dihydrofolate reductase family protein, with protein MRKLIYYVASSLDGFIAGPGDNTEVFSLPESYLRHLIEHFPETLPTHFHAAMGSEATGKRFDTVVMGRKTYDPALQVGITSPYRHLRQYVVSRNLPDSSDPEVTLVRENVVGLIQQLKQETSDRHIWLAGGGSLAGQLAEEIDEIILKLNPMVIGQGTPVFAGDFPLQRFERISCDPHPTGPVLLHYRAVRDGRHNLS; from the coding sequence ATGCGAAAACTGATTTACTACGTTGCCAGCTCCCTGGATGGATTCATTGCCGGCCCCGGAGACAACACAGAGGTTTTCTCTCTGCCAGAAAGCTACCTCAGGCACCTGATCGAACACTTCCCGGAAACCCTGCCCACCCATTTCCATGCTGCCATGGGCAGCGAAGCCACAGGAAAACGCTTTGACACCGTGGTCATGGGCCGCAAAACCTACGACCCCGCCCTGCAGGTGGGCATCACCAGTCCCTACCGTCACCTGCGCCAGTACGTGGTCAGCCGCAATCTGCCCGATTCCAGCGATCCCGAAGTCACCCTGGTGCGGGAAAACGTGGTGGGCCTCATCCAGCAGCTCAAGCAGGAGACCTCAGACAGACACATCTGGCTTGCAGGGGGGGGCAGCCTCGCAGGTCAACTTGCCGAAGAAATCGACGAGATCATCCTGAAACTCAACCCCATGGTGATCGGACAGGGCACCCCGGTTTTTGCAGGAGATTTCCCGTTGCAGCGGTTTGAACGCATCTCCTGTGATCCCCACCCGACTGGTCCTGTGTTGCTGCATTACCGTGCAGTGCGGGATGGACGCCACAATTTAAGCTGA
- a CDS encoding bifunctional transcriptional activator/DNA repair enzyme AdaA produces the protein MTSLPERHVMVQAMLESNPLFEGVFFTAVKTTRIFCRPTCPARKPRPENVEFYAKAEDAMTAGYRPCKRCTPLQLKGDAPAEVQTLLQEMEKAPQKRWSDAELQQSGLDPVFLRRWFKTHYGMTFHAYARARRLGKALGQLEQGESIDAAALDHGYQSLSGFRDAFQHHVGTQPGKSKDARVLVFSRILTPLGPMLALAEDRGVVLLEFTDRPALPAELEELKGRYGYSILPGAHPHLSRLDAELQAYFAGQLLRFTVPLHMPGTDFQQKVWRALLDVPHGETRTYGELARQMGQPLASRAVGRANGQNRLAIVVPCHRIVGAGGDLTGYGGGIPRKEHLLKLEKKALEQPTLFSEGAVSA, from the coding sequence ATGACTTCCCTTCCTGAACGGCATGTGATGGTCCAGGCCATGCTGGAGAGCAATCCTCTTTTTGAGGGTGTGTTTTTCACGGCGGTGAAGACCACCCGGATTTTCTGCCGTCCCACCTGCCCTGCCCGCAAGCCCAGACCGGAGAATGTGGAGTTTTATGCAAAGGCAGAAGATGCCATGACCGCTGGATATCGGCCCTGCAAGCGCTGCACCCCCCTGCAACTCAAAGGGGACGCACCCGCAGAAGTTCAGACCCTGCTGCAGGAGATGGAAAAGGCCCCTCAAAAACGCTGGAGTGATGCGGAGTTGCAGCAGAGTGGCCTGGACCCTGTTTTTCTGCGTCGCTGGTTCAAAACCCACTATGGCATGACCTTTCATGCATACGCCCGGGCCAGGCGTCTGGGTAAGGCCCTCGGGCAACTGGAACAGGGGGAGAGCATTGATGCTGCTGCCCTGGACCACGGCTACCAGTCCCTGAGTGGCTTCAGAGATGCTTTTCAGCACCATGTGGGAACGCAGCCCGGAAAAAGCAAGGACGCCAGGGTGCTGGTGTTCTCCAGAATCTTGACCCCTCTGGGACCGATGCTGGCCCTGGCCGAAGATCGGGGTGTGGTGCTGCTGGAGTTCACAGATCGGCCTGCCCTGCCTGCTGAACTGGAGGAACTGAAGGGGCGTTACGGTTACAGCATCTTGCCCGGAGCCCATCCTCACCTGAGCAGGCTGGATGCAGAACTGCAGGCCTATTTTGCAGGACAGTTGCTGAGGTTCACGGTTCCCCTGCACATGCCGGGAACGGACTTTCAGCAGAAGGTGTGGAGGGCTCTTCTGGACGTGCCCCACGGTGAAACCCGCACTTACGGTGAACTTGCCCGCCAGATGGGTCAGCCTTTGGCTTCCCGGGCGGTGGGCAGGGCCAACGGACAGAACCGTCTGGCCATCGTGGTGCCCTGCCACCGGATTGTGGGTGCAGGAGGGGACCTGACCGGTTACGGGGGTGGGATTCCCCGCAAGGAGCACCTCCTGAAGCTTGAAAAGAAAGCCTTGGAGCAGCCCACTCTGTTCTCAGAAGGTGCAGTGTCAGCTTAA
- a CDS encoding carbohydrate-binding domain-containing protein, whose amino-acid sequence MMPTPSKVLPASVLLMVSLLTSSCNLFQPPAPNCTPKTTGATVPAGDYDPAASEKAFPDLLTTAARKPSQAGALQLVQQDCMVTLADSSGKPIQLRGMSTHGLQWYPEIVNDNAFKALANDWGSNVFRLALYVGEGGYATKPELKQKVIEGIDFAIANDMYVIVDWHVHAPGDPNADVYTNAKPLEFFKSIAQKYPNNKHIIYEVANEPNPGQAPGVSNDAEGWKKIKSYAEPIIKMLRDLGNKNIVIVGTPNWSQRPDLAADNPIKDSATLYTVHFYTGTHMPSTNLADRGNVMSNARYALEHGVGVFSTEWGVSEASGNNGPFLKEADVWLQFLNKHNISWVNWSLTNKAETSAAFLPFPNQTSLDPGADRLWTPSELTLSGEYVRARIKGTKYQPIDRTAFTEVAFNFDNDTTQGFALNPDSGVKGITVSAENKMLKLSPLSGSNDVSAGNFWANARFSADGTSQHPNLRGAKSMSMDVYVPAPTKVSVAAVPQSSKDGWTNPARAVIVNADQFVKQADGKYKATVTLSDEDAPNLKLIAEDETDNVLSNLILFIGTESQEANDTVWIDNITFSGDRVVVPVEHDPIGTATLPSTFEDSTRQGWDWAGESGVKTALKIQTANASKALSWDVIYPDVKPADGWASAPRLVLEKSNLTRGANKYLAFDLYLKPDRASKGTLSVNLAFGPPSLGYWAQASENVDIDLTTLGAMTKTADGLYRIAGKFDLDKINDNKVIAADTVLGKITLVVADVNSDYAGKMFLDNVRFTNEP is encoded by the coding sequence ATGATGCCAACCCCTTCAAAAGTCCTGCCTGCCAGTGTGCTGCTGATGGTCTCCCTGCTGACCAGCTCCTGTAATCTGTTCCAGCCACCTGCACCCAACTGCACCCCCAAGACCACCGGAGCCACCGTTCCAGCAGGGGACTACGATCCTGCAGCAAGTGAAAAAGCCTTCCCGGACCTGCTGACCACAGCTGCCCGCAAACCCTCACAGGCCGGAGCCCTGCAACTCGTGCAGCAAGACTGCATGGTTACGCTGGCAGACAGCAGCGGCAAACCCATCCAGCTTCGTGGCATGAGCACCCACGGCCTGCAATGGTACCCGGAAATCGTCAATGACAATGCCTTCAAGGCCCTGGCCAACGACTGGGGGTCCAATGTCTTCCGTCTGGCCCTGTACGTCGGAGAAGGGGGATACGCCACCAAACCCGAACTGAAACAAAAAGTCATTGAAGGCATTGATTTTGCCATTGCCAACGACATGTACGTGATTGTGGACTGGCACGTGCATGCCCCTGGCGACCCCAACGCAGACGTGTACACCAATGCCAAACCGCTGGAGTTCTTCAAGTCCATCGCCCAGAAGTACCCCAACAACAAGCACATCATTTACGAGGTCGCCAACGAACCCAACCCCGGTCAGGCTCCAGGGGTCAGCAATGACGCTGAAGGCTGGAAGAAGATCAAGTCCTACGCAGAGCCCATCATCAAGATGCTGCGGGACCTGGGCAACAAGAACATCGTGATTGTCGGGACCCCCAACTGGAGCCAGCGCCCGGATCTGGCTGCCGACAACCCCATCAAAGACAGTGCCACCCTTTACACTGTGCACTTCTACACCGGCACCCACATGCCCTCCACCAACCTGGCAGACCGGGGCAACGTGATGAGCAATGCCCGTTACGCCCTGGAGCACGGTGTGGGCGTGTTCTCCACCGAGTGGGGGGTCAGCGAGGCCAGCGGAAACAACGGACCTTTCCTCAAAGAAGCCGACGTCTGGCTGCAGTTCCTCAACAAACACAACATCAGCTGGGTCAACTGGTCTCTCACCAACAAGGCCGAGACTTCTGCAGCCTTCCTGCCGTTCCCCAACCAGACCAGCCTTGATCCCGGGGCAGACAGGCTGTGGACCCCCAGCGAGCTCACCCTGTCCGGGGAATACGTTCGGGCGCGCATCAAAGGGACCAAATACCAGCCCATTGACCGCACTGCCTTCACTGAGGTGGCCTTCAATTTTGACAACGACACCACCCAGGGTTTTGCCCTGAACCCGGACAGTGGAGTCAAAGGGATCACGGTCAGCGCAGAGAACAAGATGCTGAAACTCAGCCCCCTGAGCGGAAGCAATGACGTTTCAGCAGGCAACTTCTGGGCCAACGCGCGCTTCTCTGCAGATGGAACCAGCCAGCATCCCAACCTGCGGGGTGCGAAGAGCATGAGCATGGATGTGTATGTGCCTGCCCCCACCAAAGTCTCCGTGGCCGCTGTGCCCCAGAGCAGCAAGGATGGCTGGACCAACCCTGCGCGTGCTGTGATCGTGAACGCAGACCAGTTTGTGAAACAGGCAGATGGCAAGTACAAAGCCACCGTCACCCTGTCTGACGAAGATGCTCCCAACCTGAAACTCATTGCCGAAGATGAGACCGACAATGTGCTCTCGAACCTGATCCTCTTCATTGGCACCGAGAGCCAGGAAGCCAATGACACCGTGTGGATCGACAACATCACCTTCTCTGGGGACCGTGTGGTGGTCCCTGTGGAACATGATCCCATCGGCACCGCCACCCTGCCCTCCACATTTGAAGACAGCACCCGCCAGGGCTGGGACTGGGCCGGAGAATCTGGCGTTAAAACTGCACTGAAGATCCAGACCGCCAATGCGTCAAAAGCCCTGTCCTGGGATGTCATCTACCCTGATGTGAAACCTGCCGATGGCTGGGCCTCTGCTCCCCGTCTGGTGCTGGAGAAATCCAACCTTACCCGCGGTGCCAACAAGTACCTCGCTTTCGACCTGTACCTGAAGCCAGATCGGGCCAGCAAAGGGACCCTCTCCGTCAACCTGGCTTTTGGTCCTCCGAGCCTGGGGTACTGGGCACAGGCCAGCGAGAACGTCGACATCGACTTGACCACGCTGGGGGCCATGACCAAAACTGCCGATGGACTGTACCGCATTGCAGGGAAATTCGATCTGGACAAGATCAATGACAACAAGGTGATTGCTGCAGACACTGTTCTGGGCAAAATCACCCTGGTGGTCGCCGATGTGAACAGCGATTACGCCGGGAAGATGTTCCTGGACAACGTGCGTTTCACCAACGAACCCTGA
- a CDS encoding GGDEF domain-containing protein, with protein MNDFFERHQNTILWTLLLMVLLGMMFAASLKSQATWIVPATALLLGLVSVRLPRPWSLGAIGMLLWGLGEASWVLEGQKQVLLPIADTLYILGYFVWYYMFSKVSNTRPPRLVLFLTVPMLGLAVWVLFATPINSIAKLYPVLDCLLLLAAAPAAQAFLEGKAPLSRAVWLIAFHGFVLIDTLYGLQRNNASWSMTSIDNLAYALLYLTTGLGLLLEATSRKTDVKPLVLAVFLIVALRFLVRLDDAQTLLMQVISWMFFYVTFAALTGMVVSFMNHQRLSHLRYRHHLSTLKAVLVPYQQQLASGQPSRTELETALIALQQHLPGLYGARILGGLEFHWGVMGGHPVKQNFTLPESGEVTVQLHLADPNDTEQAEAALDAMEHLLYLADHQRVFTRQVNTDPLTHLLNRRSAEQELDRIFQQSTMENTPITVAMLDLDRFKRINDTYGHATGDQVLVGFARFLQGQLRSHDLIFRWGGEEFLLVFPQLCPVGVGEVLERLRASLKERGPLHDDLHVTFSAGVYGGIPEGSGCATKWIEKADHHLLQAKDSGRNRTVGEVQPPDRKN; from the coding sequence ATGAATGATTTTTTCGAGCGCCACCAGAACACCATCCTGTGGACCCTGCTGCTGATGGTCTTGCTGGGCATGATGTTTGCAGCGAGCCTGAAAAGCCAGGCCACCTGGATTGTGCCTGCCACGGCACTGCTTCTGGGTCTGGTCAGTGTGCGCCTTCCGCGTCCCTGGTCTTTAGGGGCAATCGGCATGCTCCTCTGGGGCCTGGGAGAGGCTTCCTGGGTGCTGGAAGGCCAGAAACAGGTCCTCTTGCCCATCGCAGACACCCTGTACATCCTGGGTTACTTCGTCTGGTATTACATGTTCAGCAAGGTCAGCAACACCCGGCCTCCCCGTCTGGTGCTGTTTCTCACGGTGCCGATGCTGGGTCTTGCCGTGTGGGTGCTGTTCGCCACTCCCATCAACAGCATTGCAAAACTCTATCCTGTGCTGGACTGCCTGCTGCTGCTGGCTGCTGCACCTGCAGCCCAGGCTTTTCTGGAAGGCAAAGCCCCCCTTTCACGTGCAGTCTGGCTGATCGCTTTCCACGGTTTTGTGCTGATTGACACGCTGTACGGCCTGCAGCGCAACAACGCCTCATGGTCCATGACCAGCATTGACAACCTTGCTTATGCGCTGCTGTACCTGACCACCGGCCTGGGTCTTCTGCTGGAAGCCACCAGCAGGAAAACCGATGTCAAACCCCTGGTGCTCGCTGTTTTCCTGATTGTTGCTCTGCGTTTTCTGGTGCGTCTGGATGACGCGCAGACCCTGCTGATGCAGGTGATCTCCTGGATGTTCTTTTACGTGACCTTTGCGGCCCTCACGGGGATGGTGGTCAGTTTCATGAACCACCAGAGGCTTTCCCACCTGCGCTACCGCCATCACCTGAGCACCCTCAAAGCCGTGCTGGTGCCCTACCAGCAGCAACTGGCCAGTGGACAGCCGTCCCGCACCGAATTGGAGACGGCCCTGATTGCCCTGCAACAGCACCTCCCTGGACTTTACGGGGCAAGAATTCTGGGTGGACTGGAATTCCACTGGGGGGTGATGGGTGGGCATCCTGTGAAACAGAATTTCACCCTTCCTGAAAGTGGTGAGGTCACCGTGCAACTGCATCTGGCAGATCCCAACGACACCGAACAGGCAGAGGCTGCTCTCGATGCCATGGAGCATCTGCTGTACCTTGCCGATCACCAGAGGGTCTTCACCCGGCAGGTGAACACCGATCCCCTGACCCACCTGCTGAACCGCCGGTCTGCCGAGCAGGAACTTGACCGGATTTTTCAACAATCCACCATGGAAAACACCCCCATCACGGTGGCAATGCTGGATCTGGACCGTTTCAAACGCATCAACGACACCTACGGACACGCCACAGGGGACCAGGTGCTTGTCGGGTTTGCCCGGTTCCTGCAGGGCCAACTGCGCAGCCACGACCTGATCTTTCGCTGGGGTGGAGAGGAATTCCTGCTGGTGTTCCCACAGCTCTGTCCGGTGGGCGTGGGTGAGGTGCTGGAACGCCTGCGTGCCTCTCTGAAGGAAAGAGGGCCCCTCCATGACGACCTGCATGTGACTTTTTCAGCTGGCGTTTATGGGGGCATCCCCGAAGGATCAGGCTGCGCCACGAAGTGGATTGAAAAGGCCGATCATCACCTGCTGCAGGCCAAAGACTCGGGCCGCAACCGCACCGTGGGAGAAGTGCAGCCACCAGACCGGAAGAACTGA
- a CDS encoding dicarboxylate/amino acid:cation symporter → MRFIRTLYGQVILAIVLGILLGFFLPNLGASLKPLGDAFVRLVKMVITPIVFCTVVLGIAGMKDVKKVGRVGVKAILYFEVITTFALLIGLVVVNVLKPGAGMNVNAATLDTSSISKYTENDTAHQSIADFLINIIPNNPIDAFAQGNMLQVLFLAVVFSFAITQAGKYGEAFLGWLENVMQIFFKMVNSIMKFAPIGAFGAMAFTIGKYGVGSLASLGFLMVSFYLTCAVFVFVVLGLVARMYGFNLMKFLRYIRDELLLVLGTSSSESALPRLMRKMEHLGCSKSVVGLVVPTGYSFNLDGTSIYLTMAAVFIAQATNTHLDLTHQLTLLAVLLLTSKGAAGVTGSGFITLAATLTSLPAIPLAGLALIVGIDRFMSEARAIVNFIGNGVATLVISKWENEIDLERAKDVLDDKIPYTHHEPALDIKHT, encoded by the coding sequence ATGCGCTTCATACGTACCCTGTACGGTCAGGTGATTCTGGCCATTGTTTTAGGCATTCTGCTCGGCTTCTTTCTCCCCAACCTGGGGGCCAGTCTCAAACCGCTCGGAGACGCTTTTGTCCGTCTGGTGAAGATGGTCATCACCCCCATTGTCTTCTGTACGGTGGTGCTTGGTATTGCGGGCATGAAAGATGTGAAGAAGGTTGGCCGCGTGGGCGTCAAAGCCATCCTGTACTTCGAGGTCATCACCACTTTCGCCCTGCTGATCGGTCTGGTGGTGGTGAATGTGCTGAAACCCGGAGCAGGCATGAATGTCAACGCCGCCACCCTGGACACCTCCAGCATCAGCAAGTACACCGAAAACGACACCGCACACCAGAGCATTGCGGATTTCCTGATCAACATCATCCCCAACAACCCCATTGACGCTTTTGCGCAGGGGAACATGCTGCAGGTGCTGTTCCTGGCGGTTGTGTTCAGCTTTGCCATCACCCAGGCGGGGAAATACGGTGAGGCCTTTCTGGGCTGGCTTGAAAATGTGATGCAGATTTTCTTCAAGATGGTCAACAGCATCATGAAATTCGCCCCCATCGGTGCCTTCGGAGCGATGGCCTTCACCATCGGCAAATACGGGGTGGGCAGCCTGGCAAGTCTTGGTTTCCTGATGGTGTCTTTCTACCTCACCTGTGCAGTGTTCGTCTTTGTGGTGCTGGGTCTGGTGGCCCGCATGTACGGATTCAACCTGATGAAGTTCCTGCGATACATCCGCGATGAACTGCTTCTGGTGCTGGGAACAAGCAGCAGCGAGAGCGCCCTGCCCCGCCTGATGCGCAAAATGGAACACCTGGGATGCTCCAAGTCCGTGGTTGGACTGGTGGTGCCCACCGGGTACTCCTTCAACCTCGATGGGACCAGCATCTACCTGACCATGGCCGCCGTGTTCATTGCCCAGGCCACCAACACCCACCTGGACCTCACCCATCAACTGACCCTGCTGGCCGTGCTGCTTCTGACCAGCAAAGGTGCCGCTGGAGTGACCGGGAGCGGTTTCATCACCCTGGCCGCCACCCTCACCAGCCTTCCTGCCATTCCGCTTGCAGGTCTTGCCCTGATTGTCGGGATTGACCGTTTCATGAGCGAAGCCCGCGCCATCGTGAACTTTATTGGGAACGGTGTGGCGACCCTGGTCATCAGCAAATGGGAGAATGAAATCGACCTGGAACGCGCAAAAGACGTTCTGGATGACAAGATTCCCTACACCCATCATGAGCCAGCGCTGGACATCAAGCACACCTGA
- a CDS encoding ATP-binding protein: MTALRTRQTGSIRRRMFWLQLVLFMVILGLLLMLQSVLMYRYVKEQYGERSLLVSGMIASDPRVVSALQNQTSGLQKLALDWQKNLQADYVVITNQNGIRLTHPNPENIGKHMVGGDYIEPLELGRSIIETTTGTLGVSIRAKVPIFSEDHQILGLASVGFLLPKIQLVSLKVGQSLLLGAGVAVLLALLGAHWISHRIKRLMFQLEPEQISLLLTQHRTVLEAMEEGVLVLQNGRVVLWNSQAQQHLPGVQAGLPLLAAWPEADRWADQQVAHLPLSLNGTPMLVNVQPMAENSAVLTFQNRAEFMRMIEKLTRVEEYSGLLRAQTHEFNNRLHTISGLLQLGHHQEALQVIQQETRLNQQHLSRISQISVPKVAALLLGKGERARELGLGFEVHPDSLLPEHWAEQADLIVTVLGNLINNSFEALSNQERGSVGVLIGEDPDGLQIEVTDNGPGIPAEHHAWIFEQGASTRGKERGIGLFEVKRQVEALGGNITHFQREGHTVFQMNLPHLQEKA, from the coding sequence ATGACTGCTCTGCGCACCCGTCAGACCGGAAGCATCCGCAGAAGGATGTTCTGGCTGCAACTGGTGCTGTTCATGGTGATTCTGGGCCTGCTGTTGATGCTGCAGAGCGTCCTGATGTACCGCTATGTGAAAGAGCAGTACGGAGAGCGCTCCCTGCTGGTCTCAGGAATGATCGCCAGTGATCCAAGGGTGGTTTCTGCATTGCAAAACCAGACTTCTGGTTTGCAAAAACTTGCCCTGGACTGGCAGAAAAACCTGCAGGCCGATTACGTGGTCATCACCAATCAAAACGGCATCCGCCTGACCCACCCCAACCCTGAGAACATCGGGAAACACATGGTGGGCGGGGACTACATTGAACCTCTGGAGCTCGGCAGGAGCATCATCGAGACCACCACAGGGACCCTGGGGGTGTCGATTCGAGCCAAAGTGCCCATCTTTTCAGAAGACCACCAGATCCTGGGACTGGCGAGTGTGGGGTTTCTGCTGCCCAAAATTCAGCTGGTTTCTCTGAAAGTCGGTCAGAGCCTGCTGCTGGGTGCAGGGGTGGCCGTGCTGCTGGCCCTGCTGGGGGCACACTGGATCAGTCACCGCATCAAACGCCTGATGTTTCAGCTGGAACCCGAACAGATTTCCCTGTTGCTCACCCAGCACCGCACCGTGCTGGAAGCCATGGAGGAAGGGGTTCTGGTGCTGCAAAACGGCAGGGTGGTGCTGTGGAACAGCCAGGCCCAGCAGCACCTCCCAGGGGTTCAGGCAGGTTTGCCCCTTCTGGCAGCGTGGCCCGAAGCAGACCGCTGGGCCGATCAGCAGGTGGCGCACCTTCCCCTTTCCCTGAACGGCACCCCCATGCTGGTGAACGTGCAACCGATGGCCGAAAACAGCGCCGTCCTGACCTTCCAGAACCGGGCAGAATTCATGCGGATGATCGAGAAACTCACCCGCGTTGAGGAATACAGTGGACTGCTGCGCGCCCAGACCCACGAGTTCAACAACCGCCTGCACACCATCTCTGGCCTGCTGCAACTCGGGCACCACCAGGAGGCCCTGCAGGTGATCCAGCAGGAAACACGCCTCAACCAGCAACACCTCAGCCGAATTTCCCAGATTTCTGTTCCGAAAGTGGCTGCTTTGCTGCTGGGCAAGGGGGAACGGGCACGGGAACTGGGGCTGGGATTTGAAGTGCACCCGGACAGCCTGCTTCCAGAACACTGGGCCGAGCAGGCAGACCTGATTGTTACGGTGCTCGGCAATTTGATCAACAACAGTTTTGAAGCCCTCTCAAATCAGGAAAGGGGCTCAGTGGGTGTGCTGATCGGTGAAGATCCAGATGGACTGCAAATCGAAGTGACCGACAACGGACCAGGCATTCCAGCAGAGCACCACGCCTGGATTTTTGAACAGGGGGCATCCACCCGTGGAAAAGAGCGAGGCATCGGGCTCTTTGAGGTGAAAAGACAGGTGGAAGCCCTCGGTGGCAACATCACCCACTTTCAGAGGGAAGGGCACACCGTCTTTCAGATGAATCTGCCCCATCTGCAGGAGAAAGCATGA
- a CDS encoding response regulator — protein MNRVLLVEDDFWVARIHREMVEQHQAFVVVAHAENLKQATALLQSLEPDLILLDVYLPDGRGLDWLQQLRQQGVHTEVILITSANDSGSVQQGLHLGVTDYLLKPFEKARLNQALGRFLMRQQGKEQTHFNQHKLDQLMLGQHALTLPRGIDGVTLQRVRDLFTPEAALTSDEVARFIGTSRITAWRYLEHLLEQGFLEVHPEYGNVGRPTKRYQRKG, from the coding sequence ATGAACCGTGTTTTGCTGGTGGAAGATGACTTCTGGGTGGCCCGCATCCACCGGGAGATGGTCGAACAGCATCAGGCTTTCGTGGTGGTGGCCCACGCAGAGAACCTGAAACAGGCCACTGCTCTGTTGCAGTCCCTAGAACCTGATCTGATCCTGCTGGACGTGTACCTGCCGGATGGTCGAGGGCTGGACTGGCTGCAACAGTTGCGCCAGCAGGGGGTGCACACCGAGGTGATCCTGATCACCAGTGCCAACGACTCTGGCAGCGTGCAGCAAGGGCTTCATCTGGGGGTCACCGACTACCTGTTGAAGCCTTTTGAAAAAGCCCGACTGAATCAGGCACTGGGACGTTTCCTGATGCGGCAGCAGGGAAAAGAGCAGACCCATTTCAACCAGCACAAACTCGACCAGTTGATGCTCGGACAGCACGCCCTGACCCTCCCCAGAGGCATTGATGGTGTGACCCTGCAACGGGTGCGGGACCTGTTCACTCCCGAGGCTGCCCTGACCAGTGACGAGGTGGCCCGCTTCATTGGGACCAGCAGGATCACCGCCTGGAGGTATCTGGAGCACCTTCTGGAACAGGGTTTTCTGGAGGTGCATCCAGAATATGGCAATGTGGGCCGTCCCACCAAACGCTACCAGCGCAAGGGGTGA
- a CDS encoding GNAT family N-acetyltransferase, producing MTQWLQAPTLTGRTLRLERLTVDHAPGILEHMDEDTGQYLSRGGPAELTLDSLSLYLKELIALPNRVNWAVVTHGGQVAGRISYSEVRPADRWMEIGTMLTAPFRGTSVNPEAKLLLMERAFEVLGANRVHFKVDSRNARSLRAMEKLGAVREGTLRRYQVRPDGYARDSVMFSLLPEEWPEVKARLEARVTAWIEANSGVSI from the coding sequence ATGACCCAATGGTTGCAGGCCCCCACCCTGACTGGACGCACCCTGAGACTGGAACGGCTCACTGTAGATCATGCACCCGGCATCCTGGAACACATGGACGAGGACACCGGGCAGTACCTTTCCAGGGGGGGTCCGGCAGAATTGACGCTGGACTCACTTTCCCTGTACCTCAAAGAACTCATTGCCCTGCCCAACCGCGTGAACTGGGCGGTGGTGACCCATGGGGGTCAGGTGGCAGGCCGCATTTCCTACAGTGAGGTGCGCCCTGCAGACCGCTGGATGGAAATTGGCACCATGCTGACCGCACCTTTCCGGGGAACCTCGGTGAACCCCGAGGCCAAATTGCTCCTGATGGAGAGGGCGTTTGAGGTTCTGGGGGCCAACCGGGTGCACTTCAAGGTGGACAGCCGCAATGCCAGAAGCCTGCGGGCCATGGAAAAACTTGGTGCGGTTCGGGAAGGCACCCTCAGGCGGTATCAGGTGCGTCCGGATGGATATGCCAGGGACAGCGTGATGTTCAGTTTGCTGCCGGAAGAATGGCCTGAAGTGAAAGCCCGTCTGGAAGCCAGGGTGACGGCCTGGATCGAGGCAAACTCGGGCGTTTCAATCTGA